GATTGTTTCTAATTCCCCCTGCTGCTGTTTCAGCCTGGCTTCACTGGGCAAACCATCGCCGGCTGCAGCCGCCGGCCGGGGATGATGAATCGAACCGCATACCGGACAGGGACTGCCGTCAGTCAGCTCTGCCGCCATAACGGCGGCCTGTCCCTGTCCCCAAGCTGTCTGCAGCTGATTCAGACTGTTTTTTACCGTTAGATGCTGCTGTTCTAACCGGGCCAGGTTCTTATCACCGGCCTCCACCTGCTGCCGGGCCTGAACCAGCTTTTCCCCGGCGGCGTCAAACAGGCGGCGCTTCTCCAGTATCCGGCTGAGCTCCGCCAGTTCGGCCTGAGAGCTCCCGGTCCGAGCAGTCTGCTGCAAGTATTGCTGCTGCTCCGTCCTGCTTGCCGTCAGCTTCGCCTCCAGTTTTTTAAGGCGGCTTGCCGCCGCATCCCTGTCTTTCTCCGCCCCGGCAGTCTGCGTTCGGGCCGTTTGTTCCTTTCCCAGCGCCTGTTCCAGAGCGGCAATATCGCCGTGCAGTTCACTCAGCCGCAAAACCTCGGCAGCTGCGGCCTCCCGCTCCGCCTCCCGGTTTTTTTCCGTCAGCAGTGTCTTCTCCGTCCTGACCTGATTGTGTGCGGCTTTTTCCAGGCGCTCGCATTGCTGCCGCTCAGCATTCTCCATAGCCTGGATATCATTCTGCAGCTGCTGCAGCGCTTTCTCGGCATCCATCAGTCCGGCGGCCCGGGTGGCGCCGAGCAGTTCATTCCGTTTTTCCTCCACCAGAGGCACTTTGGCGGAAAGATCGGCCAAAGCGTCTTCCGCCTGCTGTTTTTCGCTGAATTTTGCTTCCGCGACTTTGCCGGCAGCTACCGCTGCCTGGGATTTTTTAAGCTGAGAAGCCAGCTGCTGCAGCCGGCCCGTCAATTCTTGCTCCCGGCGGGTATCCGCTGCCAGTCTGGACGACAATTCAACAGCAGTCGCCGCAGCCGACTCCTGCAATATCCATACTTTTTCCTTATTGAATTCATCGAATTGCTTTTTCAGTTCCGCCGCCCTGCTTTTCAATTTCTCTTCAATCGCCCGGTACAAATCAGTTTTAAATAAAGTCTGCATAATCTCCTGTCGTTCGGTGGAATTCGCCGTGAGCAGCTTGCGGAAATCGCCCTGAGGCAGCAGCACGACCTGGCGGAATTGGCTGCTTTTAAAGCCCAGCAAGCTTTCCACCTTTTCCGTGACTTTACTCCAGCCGCTGTCCAGCAATTCCGCTTCGCCGCTTTCCTTCAGCCGCCACAGCAGCGCCTCGGCATGCATGATTGTCGTACCGCCGCCCCGCTTCTTTGGTCGTTCCTGCTCCGGCGACCGCTGAATCCGGTACCGGTCTTTCCCGCTGGAAAAATCGAATGTAACCTGGGTCATCGTCCCGCCGGCGGCATAATCGCTGCGCATGGACTTACCGTCCCGCTGAGTTCCGCTGGCATCGCCGTAAAGGGCAAAACACATCGCATCCAAAATGGTGGTTTTCCCCGCACCGGTCGGTCCGTGGATCAAAAAAAAGGTTCTCCCCTTAAGCTCGCTAAAGTCAAGATGCTGCTCCCCGGCGTAAGGACCGAAAGCCTCCATGATCAAATATAACGGCTTCATACCTTTCCCTCCCGCTCCTGGCGGTAAAGTTCTTCCACCACCGCGGCAAGTTCAGTTGATTGCTGCTCCGTCAAGATTTCACCGGTCATTTGTTCAAAAAAGGAGGCAAACAATTCTTTTTCCGTCAACCGCCGATGATCCACCGCCGGGCCGCGCAAATTGCCGCCGGCCGTTAGCCGGGGATACTCAACGTGCATTACATTCGGGTAAATATTCTGTAATTGTCCCCTGACATCCAAAATCGGCACCTCGTCCCGCAGGGTGACCATTAAATAATCTTCCCGGTTTTCTCCCGACTGCGGTCCCCGCAGAAGTTCTTTAAAAAATCCGTCGAGGCAGCGCACATCCCGCCGGGGCGACAGGGGAAACATTTCCACCCGAACCTGGCCTGAATCGTTGATCTCCACCAAATTCACACCCTTGCGCTGATTGGCCTCGGCAAAAGAATATTTAAGCAGCGACCCGGAATAACGGATGCTGCCACCGCCTGCCTGCTGAGAATTATGGAGATGTCCCAGCGCCGTATAATGAAACGGGGCAAACACCCCGGCACCGACCACACTGCTGCCCCCTACGGACAGAGGCCGTTCCGACTCGCTTGCCTGTCCGCCGGCAATAAACGCATGAGCCATAGCGACTTTTCGCGCCTGGGATGGTATCTTGTCCAGCGCCTGATTAACCATCACCTGCATAGCCTGTTCAAAATCAAAAACCTCCGGCTGATCCAGTCTTTCCCGCACCAGGGCCGGTTCGGCATACGTCAGCGGCGCAAAATAAACCGGGCCGTACTCATCCTGCAGTACCACCGGCTCCAATTGCTCCGGCAGCGGACCGACAACGTAAAGTCCCTGCCGGGCCAGCAGACGGTTGCCAAACCCCAGCCTGTCCGGGCTGTCATGATTGCCGGCAATCAGCAGCACCGGCACACGGTAATCCAGCAGCAGCCGGGACAGTATTTCATCCAGCAATTGTACCGCCTCCGTCGGCGGCACCGCCCGGTCGTAAACATCACCGGCAATCAGCACAGCATCCGGCTTTGTCTCCTTCACCAAAGCGGCAAACTGCTCCAGCACATAAGCCTGATCCTCCGTTAAATGGATACCGTAAAAAATCCGCCCCAAATGCCAGTCGGATGTATGTAAAAACCGCATAACCGCCAATTCCTCCTGAAAACAGCAGCAACCTGCGTTCCTGCCGAAACTTCCTTATTTACATCATTCGGCATACTGCTCCGAAATCCTACATTTCCATAAATTTACTAACGATTTTATTCATTACTTTGCTGTATTTTGACAACACTAGAACCGGAGGTGATTGATATGACGAAAGCAACGCACGGCGGTAAAAACCCGGAAACTGCAACTCCAGCAAAAAAACAAAGTTCGGCTCAGAAAAAGGATTTCCCCTGTAAGCACTCTTTACCGACGTAATCTTTCCGGCTGCGTCACTTCCAAACCCGGCCTGTCTGCCAGGATAGTGCCGGGTTTTTCTTTACAACCTGCCTTCCGTGGGATATTATGGAGCTGTAAACTCAAGAAGAAGGTGATTGTATTGAAAACAATTGCATTAATTGCCCATGACCGCAAAAAAGAAGCAATGCTGGCCTTTGCCAAACAACATCAGGCCGTCCTCGCCCAGCACCGCCTCATCGCAACCGCGACTACCGGCCGCATTCTCCGGGAAGCCACAGGCTTAGACATCACTGGTTACTTATCCGGCCCGTTAGGCGGCGACCTGCAAATCGGCGCCCGCATTGCCGCTCAGGAGGTTGATGTGGTTATTTTTCTCCGTGATCCCTTGACCGCCCAGCCCCACGAACCGGACATCACCGCCCTGCTCCGTGTCTGCGACGTTCACAACGTACCGGTGGCGACGAACGAAGCCTCCGCCCATCTGATTCTAGCAGCACTGGGATAAATCGGCGCAGCCACGCCGTATAACGCACAGTAAACCAGGGAACCGTCAAACGTCCCTTTTGACACAAGCTAATGCTAATAATATCCGCTTGTAAAAATATCCGGTCATATTAATTATTCCTACTGCTTATACTAGTATTGAACCGCACCTTATCGTCGAAAAATTCCGTTTCGCTACGACTTTTTGGATGACTGGGTGCGGCTCATAAATAATCATTAGC
The sequence above is a segment of the Veillonellales bacterium genome. Coding sequences within it:
- a CDS encoding SMC family ATPase, translated to MKPLYLIMEAFGPYAGEQHLDFSELKGRTFFLIHGPTGAGKTTILDAMCFALYGDASGTQRDGKSMRSDYAAGGTMTQVTFDFSSGKDRYRIQRSPEQERPKKRGGGTTIMHAEALLWRLKESGEAELLDSGWSKVTEKVESLLGFKSSQFRQVVLLPQGDFRKLLTANSTERQEIMQTLFKTDLYRAIEEKLKSRAAELKKQFDEFNKEKVWILQESAAATAVELSSRLAADTRREQELTGRLQQLASQLKKSQAAVAAGKVAEAKFSEKQQAEDALADLSAKVPLVEEKRNELLGATRAAGLMDAEKALQQLQNDIQAMENAERQQCERLEKAAHNQVRTEKTLLTEKNREAEREAAAAEVLRLSELHGDIAALEQALGKEQTARTQTAGAEKDRDAAASRLKKLEAKLTASRTEQQQYLQQTARTGSSQAELAELSRILEKRRLFDAAGEKLVQARQQVEAGDKNLARLEQQHLTVKNSLNQLQTAWGQGQAAVMAAELTDGSPCPVCGSIHHPRPAAAAGDGLPSEARLKQQQGELETIEIRREQLRGEMSKLYTERDTLANRVKDLARELADKAVVPLGELQSSLQQVQQCYIQAAAAAKKLQETDEQIRELEQQGEAAADNLRQAEDIWRRADNEWKAAEAVANERRQKVPPEFRNPAALTQAYKTAAERQKQLKVRLEQAEQAARQAGLQLTQNQAALDNIRANLAAGRERWQKDRQIFDRRISAAGFTDRQAYDQAKKPANFIEKLGERIDRFDRAAAAARERQQRAEAAVANVQLPDMTALQQAVDGQQARHNELLAEHAKLAAMLQREQQWTAKLTKLREASAAVEAAYGVTGRLAEVANGGNEYKLTFQRFVLGALLDDVAVAANERLKTMSRGRYYLQRTMDRSRKNAAGGLELEVFDQYTGVARGVGTLSGGETFLAALSLALGLADVVQSYAGGMHLDTILVDEGFGTLDPESLDFAIKALLDLQRGGRLVGIISHVPELKERIDARLEVVSTEHGSRAEFKVG
- a CDS encoding exonuclease SbcCD subunit D; protein product: MRFLHTSDWHLGRIFYGIHLTEDQAYVLEQFAALVKETKPDAVLIAGDVYDRAVPPTEAVQLLDEILSRLLLDYRVPVLLIAGNHDSPDRLGFGNRLLARQGLYVVGPLPEQLEPVVLQDEYGPVYFAPLTYAEPALVRERLDQPEVFDFEQAMQVMVNQALDKIPSQARKVAMAHAFIAGGQASESERPLSVGGSSVVGAGVFAPFHYTALGHLHNSQQAGGGSIRYSGSLLKYSFAEANQRKGVNLVEINDSGQVRVEMFPLSPRRDVRCLDGFFKELLRGPQSGENREDYLMVTLRDEVPILDVRGQLQNIYPNVMHVEYPRLTAGGNLRGPAVDHRRLTEKELFASFFEQMTGEILTEQQSTELAAVVEELYRQEREGKV
- a CDS encoding methylglyoxal synthase, which translates into the protein MKTIALIAHDRKKEAMLAFAKQHQAVLAQHRLIATATTGRILREATGLDITGYLSGPLGGDLQIGARIAAQEVDVVIFLRDPLTAQPHEPDITALLRVCDVHNVPVATNEASAHLILAALG